The Diabrotica virgifera virgifera chromosome 10, PGI_DIABVI_V3a genome has a window encoding:
- the LOC126893112 gene encoding uncharacterized protein LOC126893112, with translation MGASLDELASILDTSEKKILKREFSNLDDDTFNLLTCKGVFCYDYIDSVEKLDETSLPNIRHFYNKLNNEYISEEKYAHAQNVWNKFNCKNLGEYSDLYLKTDILLLADVFEQFRQKCRDTYKLDPAWYYTMPGYTWDCMLRYTKCKLELLKDVDMILFMEKAIRGGISVCSNRYSEANNKYMSTYDPTQPSKYIMYLDVNNLYGWAMSEALPIGGFKWIEDGTKFGVASKSTNLPEGHIDIMSIPNDAKEGYFFQVDLEYPRELHDKHKDFPFAAEHRIPPGSKLPKLIPTLYHKTKYIIHYRNLKQALENGLILTKIHRVLKFKQSAWLRPYIELNTNLRTAATSSFEKNLFKLMNNAVFGKTMENIRRHRIVKLCKKWHGRYGAKNLIASSRFHSRTIFHENLVAIELKKSEVCFNKPLYIGAAILDISKLCMYDFHYNFMLPTMGEENCSLLYMDTDSFIYELQCSDAYREVLKAYPSKFDTSDYAENNPYDIERLNKKIPGLMKDEANGKIITHFIGLRSKMYTFKMQITDVEREKERQRLERKQLNKERIESDVSNLGITKKAKGVKYNVVRNKITYEDYEKCLKEFKIQNASQRCIRSYQHSVFSIEQSKTALSPYDDKRYLIPKSFNTLPWGHYNT, from the coding sequence ATGGGAGCTTCACTCGACGAATTAGCATCAATTTTAGACACATCGGAAAAGAAGATTTTAAAACGAGAATTTAGTAATTTAGATGATGATACATTCAATTTGTTAACTTGTAAAGGAGTATTTTGTTACGATTATATCGATAGCGTGGAAAAATTAGATGAAACTTCTTTACCCAACATtaggcatttttataataagctAAATAATGAATATATTAGTGAAGAGAAGTATGCTCATGCGCagaatgtttggaataaatttaatTGTAAAAATTTGGGTGAATACAGCGATTTGTATTTGAAAACAGATATTCTGCTGCTGGCTGATGTGTTTGAGCAGTTTCGACAAAAATGTCGAGACACGTATAAACTAGATCCTGCTTGGTATTATACCATGCCAGGATACACGTGGGATTGTATGCTGAGATACACAAAATGTAAATTAGAATTGCTAAAAGATGTGGATATGATTTTGTTCATGGAAAAAGCCATAAGAGGCGGAATATCTGTTTGCAGCAACAGGTATTCGGAGGCCAACAACAAATACATGTCGACGTATGACCCCACACAACCCTCTAAATACATCATGTATTTAGACGTGAATAATCTGTATGGCTGGGCCATGAGTGAGGCTTTACCAATAGGAGGATTCAAATGGATTGAAGATGGTACCAAATTTGGTGTTGCATCAAAATCCACTAATCTTCCCGAAGGTCATATTGATATTATGTCAATACCAAATGATGCGAAAGAGGGCTATTTTTTCCAAGTTGACTTGGAGTATCCACGCGAATTGCATGATAAACACAAAGATTTTCCATTTGCTGCCGAACACCGCATTCCGCCCGGTTCAAAATTGCCAAAGTTAATACCAACCTTATatcacaaaacaaaatatattattcattatagAAATCTTAAACAGGCATTAGAGAACGGTTTAATTTTAACAAAGATACACAGAGTGTTGAAATTTAAACAATCTGCGTGGCTGCGACCATATATTGAGTTAAATACCAACTTACGAACAGCAGCCACAAGTAGCTTCGAAAaaaatctctttaaattaatgaataatgcTGTGTTCGGTAAGACAATGGAGAACATAAGACGTCATCGTATcgtaaaattatgtaaaaaatggCATGGAAGGTACGGAGCTAAAAATTTGATTGCAAGTAGTCGATTTCATAGTCGAACGATCTTTCATGAGAATTTGGTGGCTATCGAACTGAAAAAATCAGAAGTATGCTTTAATAAACCCCTGTATATAGGCGCAGCAATCCTTGATATATCCAAATTATGTATGTAcgattttcattataactttatgCTTCCAACGATGGGAGAAGAAAACTGTTCATTGCTGTACATGGACACAGACAGCTTTATTTATGAACTGCAATGTTCAGATGCATATAGAGAGGTTTTAAAAGCATATCCAAGCAAATTCGATACCTCCGACTACGCCGAAAATAACCCATATGACATAGAacgattaaataaaaaaatccctGGATTAATGAAGGATGAGGCAAATGGGAAAATAATTACACATTTTATTGGGCTAAGATCAAAAATGTACAcatttaaaatgcaaataacaGACGTGGAGAGGGAAAAAGAAAGACAACGCCTGGAACGAAAACAACTAAACAAAGAGAGAATTGAAAGCGACGTAAGCAATTTGGGAATAACCAAAAAGGCAAAAGGAGTGAAATATAATGTCGTTCGAAATAAAATTACGTACGAAGACTATGAAAAATGTCTTAaagaattcaaaattcaaaacgCAAGCCAAAGATGTATTCGGTCATATCAACATTCAGTATTTAGCATCGAACAATCCAAAACGGCTCTAAGTCCTTATGACGACAAGCGGTACTTAATACCAAAATCATTTAATACGCTTCCGTGGGGGCATTATAATACATAA